In a genomic window of Phyllostomus discolor isolate MPI-MPIP mPhyDis1 chromosome 5, mPhyDis1.pri.v3, whole genome shotgun sequence:
- the ZCCHC17 gene encoding nucleolar protein of 40 kDa isoform X2 has product MVTDYGAFIKIPGCRKQGLVHRTHMSSCRVDKPSEIVDVGDKVWVKLIGREMKNDRIKVSLSMKVVNQGTGKDLDPNNVIIEQEERRRRSFQDYTGQKITLEAVLNTTCKKCGCKGHFAKDCFMQPGGTKYSLIPDEDEEKEEAKSAEFEKPDPTKNSRKRKKEKKKKKHRDKKSSDSDSSDSESDTGKRARRTSKDSKAAKKKKKKKKHKKKHKE; this is encoded by the exons GTCTGGTCCATCGAACTCACATGTCATCCTGCCGTGTGGATAAGCCTTCTGAGATAGTAGATGTTGGAGACAAAGTATGGGTGAAGCTTATTGGCCGAGAG atGAAAAATGATAGGATAAAAGTATCCCTCTCCATGAAAGTTGTCAACCAAGGGACTGGAAAAGACCTCGACCCCAACAACGTTATCATTGA gcaagaagagaggCGGAGACGGTCCTTCCAGGATTACACTGGGCAGAAGATCACCCTTGAGGCTGTCCTGAACACTACCTGCAAGAAGTGTGGCTGTAAAG GCCACTTTGCAAAGGATTGTTTCATGCAGCCAGGTGGGACCAAATACTCTCTGATACCTGATGAAgatgaggagaaggaagaagcaaaGTCGGCAGAGTTTGAGAAGCCTGACCCCACAAagaattctagaaaaagaaagaaa gagaagaagaaaaagaaacatagagaCAAGAAGTCATCTGACTCCGACAGCTCAGACTCTGAGAGTGATACAGGCAAGAGGGCAAGGCGCACATCAAAAGACAGCAAGGcagcaaagaagaagaaaaagaagaagaaacacaagaaGAAGCACAAGGAGTGA